A single Penaeus vannamei isolate JL-2024 chromosome 22, ASM4276789v1, whole genome shotgun sequence DNA region contains:
- the LOC138865873 gene encoding translation initiation factor eIF2B subunit delta-like, translating to MTTPQSQQSQQQQHPRDTNSRVRPENNTSNSNNAIYCNHHQINESNDNTTITAITTATTPERHQQQSPTREQQLVTATTPSIATTIKLTKTMTTPQSQQSQQQQHPRDTNSTSPAREQQLVTATTPSIAITIKLTKTMTSPQSQQQQHPRDTNSRVRPGN from the coding sequence ATGACAACACCACAATCACAACAGTCACAACAGCAACAGCACCCGAGAGACACCAACAGCAGAGTCCGGCCCGAGAACAACACAAGTAACAgtaacaacgccatctattgcaaCCACCATCAAATTAACGAAAGCAATGACAACACCACAATCACGGcaatcacaacagcaacaacacccgaGAGACACCAACAGCAGAGTCCGACCCGAGAACAGCAGCTAGTAACAGcgacaacgccatctattgcaaCCACCATCAAATTAACGAAAACAATGACAACACCACAATCACAACAATCACAACAGCAACAGCACCCGAGAGACACCAACAGCACCAGTCCGGCCCGAGAACAGCAGCtagtaacagcaacaacgccatctattgcaaTCACCATCAAATTAACGAAAACAATGACATCACCACAATCACAACAGCAACAGCACCCGAGAGACACCAACAGCAGAGTCCGACCCGGGaactaa